The Echinicola rosea genome has a segment encoding these proteins:
- a CDS encoding RNA polymerase sigma factor: MFIRKTFTTESAIIQGCLKGNRNAQKHLYDHYSGKFLIICRRYIKDRDLAEDVMIEGFMKIFEKLDQYEAKGSFEGWMKRIIVTQSLLTLRKNQKLSMEVNLDYELETSLPQYEFVDMEANELLEMIHELPLGYQTVFNLYAIEGYSHAEISDLLGISENTSKSQLSRARAMLKQKITQLQLKERRING; encoded by the coding sequence ATGTTTATCAGAAAAACTTTTACCACTGAATCCGCCATCATACAAGGATGCCTCAAGGGAAATCGTAATGCCCAGAAGCACCTGTATGATCACTATTCTGGAAAGTTTCTGATCATATGCCGAAGGTATATCAAAGACCGTGACCTTGCGGAGGATGTGATGATCGAAGGGTTTATGAAAATATTTGAAAAATTGGATCAATATGAAGCCAAGGGCAGTTTTGAGGGATGGATGAAGCGCATTATCGTCACCCAATCACTGCTTACGCTTAGAAAAAACCAAAAACTGTCCATGGAAGTAAACTTGGACTACGAACTGGAGACGAGCTTGCCCCAATATGAATTTGTGGACATGGAAGCCAACGAACTATTGGAAATGATCCATGAATTGCCACTCGGCTACCAGACGGTTTTTAACCTGTACGCCATAGAAGGATACAGTCATGCAGAGATCAGTGATCTTTTGGGGATTTCGGAAAACACGTCCAAATCCCAACTCAGCAGGGCCAGGGCCATGCTAAAACAAAAAATCACCCAGTTACAGTTAAAAGAAAGGAGAATCAATGGATAA
- a CDS encoding outer membrane beta-barrel protein gives MKRYLLALILLALAHTSFASGGTDSVSTAAKDSIIVEYGHSGKIVILVDNKEDFEKLKILDVNQIIDELDLELDEDTGDLTVVEISDKDGHSKEIVKVEEGGAETAVSVGRIKVIVDESGPTTKVRVEKTKKPEPSFRTYFNVDLGINNYLRDGGGFPTSDQPYAVKGWGSWNVGLNLMASQRLSKGFYWDFGLGVQWYNFKFENRDYQAVRGDQNIEFIQRTDVDGFKSKVSASYLTAMTLLKVDFGRMNDNGNKGLKIAAGPYFGYRVGGRSKYVYREIGGSGRHKDKLNTGIYLNNIRYGIRGEIGIGRVTFFSTYDLNELYQDGKGPTSESLHPITFGLVF, from the coding sequence ATGAAAAGATACCTTTTGGCCTTGATTTTATTGGCCTTAGCACACACTTCCTTTGCCTCAGGAGGGACTGATAGTGTTTCCACAGCGGCAAAGGACAGCATTATCGTAGAATATGGCCATTCAGGAAAAATCGTCATCCTCGTCGATAACAAGGAGGATTTTGAAAAATTAAAAATCCTGGATGTCAACCAGATCATTGATGAATTGGATTTGGAACTGGACGAGGACACAGGCGACCTTACCGTGGTGGAGATCAGTGACAAGGACGGCCACAGCAAAGAAATCGTCAAAGTAGAAGAAGGTGGTGCCGAAACGGCCGTTTCCGTAGGAAGAATAAAGGTCATCGTGGACGAATCCGGCCCTACCACCAAAGTACGTGTGGAAAAAACCAAGAAGCCAGAACCCAGCTTCCGGACCTATTTTAACGTGGACCTGGGCATCAACAACTACCTCAGGGATGGTGGTGGATTCCCCACTTCCGACCAGCCTTATGCCGTCAAAGGCTGGGGAAGCTGGAATGTAGGCCTAAACCTGATGGCCAGTCAGCGCCTGTCCAAAGGCTTCTATTGGGATTTTGGACTTGGCGTACAATGGTACAACTTCAAGTTTGAAAACCGCGACTACCAAGCTGTCCGGGGAGACCAAAACATCGAGTTCATTCAACGCACTGATGTGGATGGCTTCAAAAGTAAAGTTTCCGCTTCCTACCTAACTGCCATGACCCTGCTCAAAGTGGACTTTGGGAGAATGAATGACAATGGCAACAAAGGCCTAAAAATTGCCGCTGGCCCCTATTTTGGCTACCGGGTAGGCGGAAGGAGCAAGTACGTATATCGTGAAATAGGCGGCTCCGGCAGGCACAAAGACAAGCTGAACACCGGGATCTACCTGAACAATATCCGCTATGGTATCCGTGGTGAAATCGGCATTGGTCGCGTCACATTTTTCTCTACTTATGACCTGAACGAACTCTATCAAGATGGCAAAGGCCCTACCAGTGAATCCCTACACCCGATTACCTTTGGTCTCGTTTTTTAA
- a CDS encoding DUF4097 family beta strand repeat-containing protein, which yields MKNLLTHISLVAYLFLAASTTALGQSKIEKSFENIHKLDIEGGSIEISYQGNAGQDLIEVVADLGNDEDAGKNLVFVTIGNTLKISYQTPSNSWKNNNKGKRYVRITGPEVIDLSAVNSSGKMYISTVKSDKIYLKASSGMIEAEDLTGDLDIKASSGKISLKRVTGNVLCKVSSGMAALEYIKGNTDITSSSGKIEANHIAGEVNVSVTSGSASLEDIATVGSMKLSSGHVKAKKVGFGPNTSFNGNSGAFHIKANADLARYNYDLSAGSGMVKVGGSHSSDHLVINNQGTYTITGKIGSGMISIE from the coding sequence ATGAAAAATCTTTTGACACATATCAGCTTAGTAGCTTACCTGTTTTTAGCGGCAAGCACGACGGCCCTTGGCCAATCGAAAATTGAAAAAAGTTTCGAAAACATTCATAAATTGGATATCGAAGGCGGCAGTATTGAAATTTCCTATCAAGGGAATGCGGGACAAGACCTGATCGAGGTCGTGGCAGATTTGGGCAATGACGAAGATGCCGGCAAAAACCTGGTCTTTGTGACCATCGGCAATACCCTCAAAATCTCCTACCAAACCCCTTCCAACAGCTGGAAAAACAATAATAAAGGTAAAAGGTATGTGCGGATCACAGGACCTGAAGTAATCGACCTAAGTGCCGTCAATTCTTCCGGAAAAATGTACATCAGCACGGTAAAATCAGACAAAATCTACCTTAAAGCAAGTTCTGGAATGATCGAAGCTGAGGACCTCACCGGAGATCTGGACATCAAGGCATCATCCGGAAAGATCTCCCTAAAGCGTGTCACGGGAAATGTCCTCTGCAAGGTCAGTAGTGGCATGGCAGCACTTGAATACATAAAGGGAAACACAGACATCACCTCCAGTAGTGGAAAAATCGAAGCCAATCACATTGCCGGCGAGGTGAACGTCAGCGTCACTTCTGGCAGCGCTTCCCTAGAAGACATCGCTACCGTCGGCAGCATGAAGCTTTCTTCTGGTCATGTAAAGGCCAAAAAAGTAGGTTTCGGCCCCAATACCAGCTTTAACGGCAATTCAGGAGCCTTTCACATCAAAGCCAATGCAGACTTGGCCAGGTACAATTACGACTTAAGCGCCGGCAGTGGAATGGTCAAAGTAGGTGGAAGCCATTCCAGCGACCACTTGGTCATCAACAACCAAGGTACTTATACCATCACTGGAAAAATCGGATCGGGAATGATTTCCATTGAGTAA